CGAGTGATAATAACGATAGCGACCCCGACTGCCCCGAAACCGAACAGGACAAGTTGCCACCAGAACAATCGCCACGACAATTGGCCCAACACCTTAGTCTCTAGACGCGTGTCGGAGACGGCTGGCTTCCCTTTAGAGCGTGAACGTGCAATCTGTGCCGTGGTTCGAAAATCTCGAAGGCGATTTATAGCGCACCAAACCGCTAGTCCAATGGAGGCAGAAAGAAGGAGCATTGATCCTGTATCAGCAACAAGCAAGTATTTGCTCAAGGGTTTCGAGTAAGCAAGGCCAGAAACTAAAAAAGCCAAGAGGCCTGTGGCTAGACCAAGCACAAGGTTGGACACAGATGAGAAGTGTTCACGCGTGACAGTTTGCCAACGGATGAAGCTATCTAGATCATCAGATGGCATTCGCTCCCCCTCCATGCCCTCTAACGCTTGAGTTAAGCGATACGTATCAGCGTATCCGCTGGAACGAACTGTTAGGCCAAGCCTTATATGTAGGCGAAACGATTAGCCTGTGTTGCAGTTCCGGGAACAGTAGTAGCAGCCATTTGACTGTGTATAGTGCCTCTGGGCTTCTCGAACTGCCGGAGCGCAGGTTGCGAAATCACCTAGGTAGATCCGATTTTCAGGAGCGGGCATAAAGCTGCACCCCTGCTGGTGAACTTCGTGATCTCCGTTAGCCTGAGCGTTTTTGTTTACATAGTACCTTGCCATGATCATCCCCTCCTTGTGTTGATTAAGAATATCTAATGCATAGGCGTCTTATTCACACGCCCAAAACCCCACCGCCGCAATCAATCGCTCCCCTGCGTAAACCAGCGGAATCCGCTCCCGCTCCCAGGGCGGCACACCCTCTTCTTGTAGCAGCTTTTTCAGCTCGTGTGTTTCCTGGCGTCCTTTGGGGTGGCAGCGCTCGCCGCCCTGGCGGAAACGTACGCTGAGAGGTCCATCCAGCGCAGCCACATCCACGCCCAGGTCGAGCAGGTCCTGTTGCGTGAGGCACAGATTCAATGACGACAGCTCCAGCGGTTCGCTTGGGTCCCATTTATAGATAGTAGTCGGATCATGCGGCGGCAAAGGGGCGAAGGCGTACAGATCGTCCCGGTAGCGGCGCACTTCCGCGCCCGGCCAGTCCACGCAGGGCATCCGATCCTCACCGGCCGTGAGCACGTCTTCCAGGATGCGCGCCAAGCGCGCCTCGGAAGGCATGGGCAGGCCTTTGTCGTGCAGCCAGACACGGATCGCGTTGCGGGCGCGATTGGTGGGCAATCGGCGCAGTGCCTGTACCGACAAGCAGTCCGGGCGGCTGCCCTGCCCCGTCTCGATATCCTGCCGGCCGAGGGTCTGCAGCAGCGCCCAGGCCTCCGCCTGATGACGGGCGGCACGTGCCAGGGTTGCGCCGGCAGAGGGCCAGTGTTGTGTCAGCACGGGCATGACGTGATGGCGGAAATAATTGCGCGCCAGATGGGTGTCGGTATTGGTGGGGTCGTCGATCCAGGTCAGACCTGCTGCCTCGGCATAGGCCTTCAGTTCGGGGCGTGTCACCTCAAGCAGCGGCCGTGCATGCCAGGTACTCGGAGAGAAGGGCGCGACGCGCGGCATGGCGCTGAGTCCTGCCGGGCCGGCGCCGCGCAGCAACTGGTTAAGCAGGGTTTCGGCCTGGTCGTCCTGGTGATGGGCGGTAAGCAGCAGGTCGCCTTGGCGGCAGTATTCACGCAAGGCGTCATAGCGTGCACTGCGCGCTGCCGCCTCCGGGCTTTCGCCGTCGGAAGGTCGTGCATCGACGTGCAGGATATCCAACGGACAGTCGAAGTCTTGGCAGACCTGGGCGCAATGTTTTTCCCAATTCGCTGCCTGTGCCTGCAGGCCGTGGTTGACGTGCACCGCCTGCAGCGGCGGCAGCTCGTCGCGCAGCGAGACCAAAACGTGAAGCAGTACGGTGGAATCCAGACCGCCGCTGAATCCCACCACGTAGCGCCTGGCGGGTGGCAGGCGGTGCAATACGGGAAGCAGGTCGCGGGCGATCAGCGCCATGGCGCGGCCCACGATTCAGGTCCCGGGGACGGGACATGAAGGGGAATGGACTTCGGTGTGGGCAGGATGCCCGGGGCGGACGGGTGCCGCGCTACGCCGGGGCGGTGTCGCGCAGCACCGGGATTCACGAGGTCTCAGCCTTCCTGGAAATTACCGTAGGACATGAGACGTTGATAGCGCACATCGAGCAGCTTGTCGATGCCCTGCTTGCGCAGGTTGCGCAGCGCATTGCTCAGGGCGTTGCGGAGGTTGTCGGCCATGGCCTCGACATCGCGGTGCGCGCCGCCCAGCGGTTCGGAGATGATCTCGTCGATCAGGCCGAGTTCCTTGAGGCGGTTGGAGGTGATGCCCATGGCCTCGGCCGCATCCGCGGCCTTGTCCGCGCTCTTCCAGAGAATGGAGGCGCAGCCTTCGGGCGAGATGACCGCGTAGGTGCCGTATTCCAGCATCATGACCCGGTCGCCGACGCCGATGGCCAGCGCGCCGCCGGAACCGCCCTCACCCACCACGGTGCAGATGATGGGGGTCTTGAGCTCGGACATCTCCAGCAGGTTGCGGGCGATGGCCTCGCTCTGGCCGCGTTCCTCGGCGCCGATGCCGGGATAGGCGCCGGGGGTGTCGATGAAGGTGAGCACGGGCAGCTGGAAGCGCTCGGCCAGGCGCATCAGGCGCAGCGCCTTGCGGTAGCCCTCGGGGCGCGGCATGCCGAAGTTGCGGCGCAGCTTTTCCTGCGTGGTGCGGCCCTTCTGGTGGCCGATGATCATCACCGGCTCGCCGTCCAGGCGGGCCATGCCGCCCACGATGGCCTCGTCGTCGGCAAAGGCGCGGTCGCCGTGCAGTTCCTGGAAGTCGGTGAAGATGTGCTCGATGTAATCGAGGGTGTAGGGGCGGCGCGGATGGCGCGCCAGCTGGGAAATCTGCCAGGGGCTGAGCTTGGCGAAGATGGATTCGGTCAGCCCGCGGGCCTTGGCTTCGAGCCGCTGAATCTCTTCGTGGATGTTCAGCTCGGAGTCATCCCCCATGAAACGCAGCTCCTGGATCTTGGCTTCCAGTTCCGCGATGGGCTGCTCAAAATCGAGAAAATCGGGATTCATGTGTATTAATTGATCACTTTTTGCTCTGCTTCCCGGGCTCGGCATTGTACATGGGCTGCATGCGCTCGGCTATGCATGGCCCCGACTTGTCCGCGAATTGGGGCGGATATGCCGCGAAAAGGCGCGAGAATACATGCTTCGCCGCGCGGACGCGACAGGCACGCGCTCAATACTGCACCCGCACGTTTTCGTCGCCCAGCAGCCTGCGCAGACGGTGGATGAGACCCTCGGCGGGCGAGACGTTCCAATCCTCGCCGAAACGGTACTCGGCG
This sequence is a window from Gammaproteobacteria bacterium. Protein-coding genes within it:
- the tilS gene encoding tRNA lysidine(34) synthetase TilS, with the translated sequence MGRAMALIARDLLPVLHRLPPARRYVVGFSGGLDSTVLLHVLVSLRDELPPLQAVHVNHGLQAQAANWEKHCAQVCQDFDCPLDILHVDARPSDGESPEAAARSARYDALREYCRQGDLLLTAHHQDDQAETLLNQLLRGAGPAGLSAMPRVAPFSPSTWHARPLLEVTRPELKAYAEAAGLTWIDDPTNTDTHLARNYFRHHVMPVLTQHWPSAGATLARAARHQAEAWALLQTLGRQDIETGQGSRPDCLSVQALRRLPTNRARNAIRVWLHDKGLPMPSEARLARILEDVLTAGEDRMPCVDWPGAEVRRYRDDLYAFAPLPPHDPTTIYKWDPSEPLELSSLNLCLTQQDLLDLGVDVAALDGPLSVRFRQGGERCHPKGRQETHELKKLLQEEGVPPWERERIPLVYAGERLIAAVGFWACE
- the accA gene encoding acetyl-CoA carboxylase carboxyl transferase subunit alpha; translation: MNPDFLDFEQPIAELEAKIQELRFMGDDSELNIHEEIQRLEAKARGLTESIFAKLSPWQISQLARHPRRPYTLDYIEHIFTDFQELHGDRAFADDEAIVGGMARLDGEPVMIIGHQKGRTTQEKLRRNFGMPRPEGYRKALRLMRLAERFQLPVLTFIDTPGAYPGIGAEERGQSEAIARNLLEMSELKTPIICTVVGEGGSGGALAIGVGDRVMMLEYGTYAVISPEGCASILWKSADKAADAAEAMGITSNRLKELGLIDEIISEPLGGAHRDVEAMADNLRNALSNALRNLRKQGIDKLLDVRYQRLMSYGNFQEG